From one Bos indicus x Bos taurus breed Angus x Brahman F1 hybrid chromosome 7, Bos_hybrid_MaternalHap_v2.0, whole genome shotgun sequence genomic stretch:
- the MYOZ3 gene encoding myozenin-3: MIPKEQKGPVMTTTGDLTEPVPLLDLGKKLSVPQDLMMEELSLRNNRGSLLFQKRQRRVQKFTFEFAASPRAVVAGSAKEKVTGTAEPGMVANSHEGKNYRSELHIYPASHGGPGDAESMASRLVSTYNPSALAPGYAEPLKGIPPEKFNHTAIPKGYRCPWQEFISYRDYLGEGGSHTPSLAEYRNFNKTPMPFGGPLVGETLPRAGTPFVPELTGGLELLRLRPSFNRVAQGWVRNLPESEEL; this comes from the exons ATGATCCCCAAGGAGCAGAAGGGGCCAGTGATGACTACCACGGGGGACCTCACTGAACCAG TTCCTTTGCTGGACCTGGGCAAGAAACTGAGCGTGCCCCAGGACTTGATGATGGAGGAGCTATCGCTTCGTAACAACAGAGGGTCCCTCCTCTTCCAGAAGAGACAGCGCCGCGTGCAGAAATTCACCTTTGAGTTTGCAGCCAGCCCTCGTGCT GTCGTGGCAGGAAGTGCAAAGGAGAAGGTGACAGGAACAGCAGAACCTGGGATG GTTGCCAACAGCCATGAGGGGAAGAACTACCGCTCTGAGCTCCACATCTATCCAGCCTCTCACGGGGGCCCTGGGGATGCTGAGTCCATGGCCTCCCGGCTGGTGAGCACCTACAACCCCAGCGCCCTGGCACCAG GTTATGCTGAGCCACTGAAGGGCATTCCACCCGAGAAGTTCAACCACACAGCCATCCCCAAGGGCTACCGCTGCCCGTGGCAGGAGTTCATCAGCTACCGGGACTACCTGGGCGAGGGCGGAAGTCACACCCCCAGTCTGGCGGAGTATCGAAATTTCAACAA GACCCCGATGCCCTTTGGAGGACCCCTGGTGGGAGAAACCCTTCCGAGGGCAGGCACTCCCTTCGTTCCGGAGCTCACCGGTGGTTTGGAACTCCTTCGCCTCAGGCCCAGCTTCAACAGAGTGGCCCAGGGCTGGGTCCGCAACCTCCCAGAGTCTGAGGAGCTGTAG